One Thermus sp. CCB_US3_UF1 DNA window includes the following coding sequences:
- a CDS encoding nitronate monooxygenase family protein — METAITRMLGLRYPIVAAPMFLVSGARLLQAVAEAGAIGVIPSLNFRTHAAFREFLELFPQGLPFGVNLILKDNPRLEEDLEAVAERKVPLVVTSLGDPTRVVERVKAYGGVVWCDVVGLRHGRKAVEAGADALVAVAAGAGGHAGGISPFVLGPWLKEELGVPVLIAGGIATGRQLLAALALGDGAYIGTRFIATLESEAPLEYKEALLRATPEDIQYTPEVTGVPANFLRDSLERFRQGGGKAWKEVYSAGHGVAFIREIPSAKEVVARLVAEYQEAKQRLP; from the coding sequence ATGGAAACCGCCATCACCCGCATGCTGGGCCTGCGCTACCCCATCGTGGCCGCGCCCATGTTTCTGGTTTCCGGGGCTAGGCTCCTGCAGGCGGTGGCGGAAGCCGGGGCCATCGGGGTTATCCCCAGCCTCAACTTCCGCACCCATGCCGCCTTCCGCGAGTTCCTGGAGCTTTTCCCCCAGGGCCTCCCTTTTGGGGTGAACCTCATCCTCAAGGACAACCCCCGCCTCGAGGAGGACCTGGAGGCGGTGGCCGAGCGTAAGGTCCCCCTGGTGGTCACCTCCTTGGGGGATCCCACCCGGGTGGTGGAGCGGGTCAAGGCCTATGGGGGCGTGGTCTGGTGCGACGTGGTGGGCCTGCGCCACGGGAGGAAGGCGGTGGAGGCCGGGGCGGATGCCTTGGTGGCCGTGGCCGCCGGGGCCGGGGGGCACGCGGGGGGGATAAGCCCCTTTGTCCTCGGCCCCTGGCTGAAGGAGGAGCTTGGGGTCCCCGTACTCATCGCCGGCGGGATCGCCACGGGGAGGCAGCTCTTAGCGGCCTTGGCCCTGGGGGATGGGGCCTACATCGGCACCCGCTTCATCGCCACCCTGGAATCGGAAGCCCCCTTGGAGTACAAGGAGGCCCTCCTCCGGGCCACCCCGGAAGACATCCAGTACACCCCCGAGGTGACCGGGGTGCCCGCCAACTTCCTCCGGGACTCCCTGGAGCGTTTCCGCCAGGGTGGGGGTAAGGCCTGGAAGGAGGTCTACTCCGCCGGGCACGGGGTGGCCTTCATCCGGGAGATCCCTTCCGCCAAGGAGGTGGTGGCCCGGCTGGTGGCGGAGTACCAGGAGGCCAAGCAGCGCTTGCCCTAA
- a CDS encoding MFS transporter, whose translation MEPERSLRLSIWEGALAVLFLNWSTGVIITGYALALGASPQALAFLGALPFLAQLLAPLALLLPGGRKALVVRLSLWARLLFLPAALAAFLPEGGRIPFLLLFAALSQLLAAPVGVLWLSWMADLVAEERRGRYFGLRNALLGLVGTLGNLLGGMVADRLPSPWGYQAVLLLGVGAGLLSVHLLRLQAEPRETPSPSPKEALRAAWLDAPYRRYLGLVFLWYGAVMVGGPFVIPYFVLVGGLSMTEVGLWTVISALSGLLFGPLWGRVADREGHKAVLFRTAGVAALMPGLWLMGSQAFPWPIWLSALTDALAWSGLNAALANAVLAQAPKEAQKGYLTLYWLALGLGGLCGSLLAGSVAGLGLGPSPYHLPILLSLGLRLLVALRFRSL comes from the coding sequence GTGGAACCGGAGCGCTCCCTAAGGCTTTCCATCTGGGAAGGTGCCCTGGCCGTCCTCTTCCTCAACTGGAGCACCGGGGTCATCATCACCGGCTACGCCCTGGCCCTCGGGGCCTCCCCCCAGGCTTTGGCCTTTTTGGGAGCCCTGCCCTTCCTGGCCCAGCTTTTGGCCCCCCTGGCCCTCCTCCTCCCCGGGGGGCGCAAGGCCCTGGTGGTGCGGCTTAGCCTATGGGCCCGCCTCCTCTTCCTGCCCGCCGCCTTGGCCGCCTTCCTGCCCGAAGGGGGGCGCATACCCTTCCTCCTCCTCTTCGCCGCCCTCTCCCAGCTCCTGGCGGCCCCCGTGGGGGTGCTTTGGCTTTCCTGGATGGCCGACCTGGTGGCGGAAGAGAGGCGGGGGCGCTACTTTGGCCTACGCAACGCCCTTTTGGGCCTGGTGGGCACCCTGGGCAACCTCCTGGGGGGGATGGTGGCGGACCGCCTCCCTTCCCCTTGGGGGTACCAGGCCGTCCTCCTCCTAGGGGTGGGGGCCGGCCTCCTTTCCGTCCACCTCCTCCGCCTGCAGGCCGAACCCCGGGAAACCCCCTCCCCCTCCCCCAAGGAGGCCCTGCGGGCCGCCTGGCTCGACGCCCCCTACCGCCGCTACCTGGGCCTGGTCTTCCTGTGGTACGGGGCGGTGATGGTGGGCGGGCCCTTCGTCATCCCCTACTTCGTCCTGGTGGGGGGGCTTTCCATGACCGAGGTGGGGCTTTGGACGGTGATTTCCGCCCTGAGCGGCCTCCTTTTCGGCCCCCTGTGGGGCCGGGTGGCGGACCGGGAGGGGCACAAGGCGGTGCTCTTCCGCACCGCGGGGGTGGCGGCCCTGATGCCCGGGCTTTGGCTCATGGGCTCCCAAGCCTTCCCCTGGCCCATCTGGCTTTCCGCCCTGACCGATGCCTTGGCCTGGAGCGGCCTGAACGCCGCCTTGGCCAACGCGGTCCTGGCCCAGGCCCCCAAGGAGGCGCAAAAGGGCTACCTGACCCTTTATTGGCTGGCCTTGGGCCTGGGAGGGCTTTGCGGGAGCCTCCTGGCGGGAAGCGTGGCCGGCCTGGGCCTAGGCCCAAGCCCCTACCACCTGCCCATCCTCCTTTCCCTGGGGCTAAGGCTTCTGGTGGCCCTCC